Proteins encoded within one genomic window of Methanothrix harundinacea 6Ac:
- the cyaB gene encoding class IV adenylate cyclase — protein sequence MIEVEVKARAPPGIEEKIAGLGGARTGAEVHLDLYFGSRSRNFAETDEALRIRIKEAGAFLTYKGPKLDPETKSRREVTVQVDDPHNLESILESLGFFRAAVVKKRRTKYSLGRATLCLDEVEGLGSFLEVELSGGEVWEEEKRAALEVLARLGISESIRKSYLELLAER from the coding sequence ATGATCGAGGTGGAGGTGAAGGCCCGGGCCCCCCCGGGGATCGAGGAGAAGATCGCGGGCCTGGGGGGCGCGAGGACGGGGGCGGAGGTCCACCTCGACCTCTACTTCGGCTCAAGGTCCAGAAACTTCGCAGAAACCGACGAGGCCCTCAGGATCCGGATCAAGGAGGCGGGGGCCTTCCTCACCTACAAGGGGCCGAAGCTCGACCCCGAGACGAAGTCCCGGCGGGAGGTGACCGTCCAGGTCGACGACCCTCACAACCTCGAGTCGATCCTGGAGTCCCTGGGGTTCTTCAGGGCCGCCGTCGTCAAGAAGAGGAGGACGAAGTACTCCCTGGGGAGGGCCACCCTCTGCTTGGACGAGGTGGAGGGGCTGGGGAGCTTCCTTGAAGTCGAGCTCTCCGGCGGCGAGGTCTGGGAGGAGGAGAAGAGGGCGGCCCTCGAGGTTCTGGCGAGGCTGGGGATCTCGGAATCGATAAGAAAGTCCTACCTCGAGCTCCTGGCGGAGCGGTGA
- a CDS encoding bifunctional 3,4-dihydroxy-2-butanone-4-phosphate synthase/GTP cyclohydrolase II, translating into MPFCSVEEAIEEVRAGRFILVLDDEGRENEGDLVMAAEKVTPEAINFMAKHARGLICVPLSGERVGELSLPLMTQNNTEKMGTAFTVSVDAKGRGVTTGISAFDRAETVRTLIDPAATLNDLVMPGHTFPLRAQDGGVLRRAGHTEASVDLARMAGLYPAAVICEVMAEDGTMARLPELERFAAEHGLKMLTIDRLIKRRMRSEKLVRRIAEVSLPTDYGDFRAIGYESLVDGQCHLALVAGDPSSDDALVRVHSECLTGDVFGSRRCDCGDQLHLAMRMIADSGNGVLLYMRQEGRGIGLANKLRAYALQERGYDTVEANHRLGYPADLRDYGVGAQILVDLGIKRMRLLTNNPRKIVGLEGYGLEIVDRAPIEIPPNDKNRKYLETKRDKLHHLLLQEGSGNG; encoded by the coding sequence ATGCCGTTCTGCAGCGTAGAAGAAGCGATCGAGGAGGTGAGGGCCGGCCGGTTCATCCTCGTCCTGGACGACGAGGGGCGGGAGAACGAGGGGGACCTGGTGATGGCGGCGGAGAAGGTGACTCCGGAGGCGATCAACTTCATGGCGAAGCATGCCCGCGGCCTCATATGCGTCCCGCTATCCGGCGAGCGGGTCGGGGAGCTCTCCCTCCCCCTCATGACCCAGAACAACACCGAGAAGATGGGGACCGCCTTCACCGTCTCCGTCGATGCCAAGGGGCGGGGGGTGACGACCGGGATCTCCGCCTTCGACCGGGCCGAGACGGTCAGGACCCTCATCGACCCTGCGGCGACCTTAAACGACCTGGTGATGCCGGGCCACACCTTCCCGCTGCGGGCCCAGGATGGGGGCGTCCTCCGCCGGGCGGGCCACACCGAGGCCTCCGTCGATTTGGCGAGGATGGCTGGTTTGTATCCGGCAGCCGTCATCTGCGAGGTGATGGCGGAGGACGGGACGATGGCGAGGCTCCCGGAGCTGGAGCGGTTCGCCGCCGAGCACGGCCTCAAGATGCTCACCATAGATCGGCTGATCAAGAGGAGGATGCGGAGCGAGAAATTGGTGAGAAGGATCGCCGAGGTCTCCCTCCCGACGGATTACGGCGACTTCCGGGCCATCGGCTACGAGAGCCTCGTCGACGGCCAGTGCCACCTCGCCCTCGTCGCCGGAGACCCCTCCTCCGACGACGCCCTCGTCCGGGTCCACTCCGAGTGCCTCACCGGGGACGTCTTCGGGTCGAGGCGGTGCGACTGCGGCGACCAGCTCCACCTCGCCATGAGGATGATCGCCGATAGCGGAAACGGGGTCCTCCTCTACATGCGGCAGGAGGGGCGGGGGATAGGCCTTGCGAACAAGCTCCGGGCCTACGCCCTCCAGGAGCGGGGCTACGACACCGTCGAGGCGAACCACCGGCTGGGGTATCCGGCCGACCTGCGGGACTACGGCGTCGGGGCCCAGATCCTCGTCGACCTGGGGATCAAGAGGATGCGGCTCCTCACCAACAACCCCCGGAAGATCGTCGGCCTGGAGGGGTACGGCCTGGAGATCGTCGATCGGGCCCCCATCGAGATACCGCCCAACGATAAAAACAGGAAGTACCTGGAGACGAAGAGGGACAAGCTTCATCACCTCCTCCTCCAGGAGGGGTCGGGGAACGGCTGA
- a CDS encoding Hsp20/alpha crystallin family protein, which translates to MTGLVPRDDFKRLQNRMNRLLEEFGISDPEARYMPEIRKIQERMNQLIDDFAVEAPMAAGDVMKPLADVKETDDEVVVAVDLPGMDKGDVEISVAEDLLEIKAERKVEKEEKGEEFYRKERSFSRYERSLTLPAGVKAEEARASLQDGVLTVHLPKVEVTTRKKVKIE; encoded by the coding sequence ATGACAGGATTGGTTCCAAGAGACGACTTCAAGCGCCTCCAGAACAGGATGAACCGGCTCCTGGAGGAGTTCGGGATCTCCGACCCCGAAGCGAGGTACATGCCTGAGATAAGGAAGATCCAGGAGAGGATGAACCAGCTGATCGACGACTTCGCAGTCGAGGCCCCGATGGCCGCGGGAGATGTGATGAAGCCCCTCGCCGATGTCAAGGAGACCGACGACGAGGTCGTCGTAGCCGTCGACCTACCGGGGATGGATAAGGGAGATGTGGAGATCTCCGTCGCCGAGGACCTCCTGGAGATCAAGGCGGAGCGGAAGGTGGAGAAGGAGGAGAAGGGCGAGGAGTTCTACCGGAAGGAGAGGAGCTTTTCGCGGTATGAGAGGAGCCTCACGCTCCCGGCGGGGGTGAAAGCGGAGGAGGCGAGGGCCTCCCTCCAGGACGGGGTCCTGACCGTCCACCTCCCCAAGGTGGAGGTGACGACCCGAAAGAAGGTGAAGATAGAGTAG
- a CDS encoding valine--tRNA ligase, with translation MPMSEISKEYDFKQIEERWVGAWDESIYYFDWNSGAPQYIIDTPPPYPTGNFHIGNALNWCYIDFVARYKRMRGYNVMFPQGWDCHGLPTEVKVEEIHGITKNEVPREEFRRLCEELTAKNIAKMRVTMKRLGFSNDWSNEYVTMTPEYYSKTQRSFVQMFEKGMIYREDHPVNWCPRCGTAIAFAEVEYDSRTTTLNYLRFGSPLGDLEIATSRPELLAACVAVAVHPEDEKKRKYIGTEVSVPVFDYNVPVIADEVVDPAFGTGVVMICTFGDKQDVRWWVEHALPLRQAIDRTGRMTEIAGRFSGMKISECKDAIIEEMRSEGTIYKEEPLDQNVGLCWRCKTPIEILSERQWFVRINPEEIIETSGEIKWVPDHMEIRLLNWTGTMDWDWCISRQRIFATPIPVWYCRGCGEPLVAEEEWLPLDPNLTGPPVPCPKCGSEEFDPETDVLDTWMDSSISVLNVTGWLSDHKPRYPAQLRPQGHDIIRTWAFYTILRARALVGTRPWDSILVNGMVLGEDGHKMSKSLNNFIAPEEVVAKYGADAFRQWAAVGGSPGSDVMFRWKDVVSGGRFLQKLWSMYRFAAPHAKRSEGTAPNQVDRWLLFELSQMIEAVTGSMDRFAFDEAFRAIRSFAWEEFADNYIELVKARLYGPDGPEKRAAQATIYEALEALTSLLAPFTPFIAEEIRMSLAGESVHTASWPEPPKVLPQPEGSLIKDVAAAVRRYKSDRGMALNAPLAGIEVYSELDLETADLAGSTSSTVAVKRGRPEIETRAVEVKPQMKAIGPVFKEKSGEIIRRLREMDPEEVARMAEAGKVLVDLGGEVAELAPGAVEIASETLSAGRAVDMIGLPEATVLIRTGT, from the coding sequence ATCCCGATGAGCGAGATCTCCAAGGAGTACGACTTTAAGCAGATCGAAGAGAGGTGGGTCGGCGCCTGGGACGAGTCGATCTACTATTTCGACTGGAACTCCGGCGCGCCCCAGTACATAATCGATACGCCTCCGCCCTATCCCACCGGAAACTTCCACATTGGAAACGCCCTCAACTGGTGCTACATCGACTTCGTCGCCCGGTACAAGAGGATGAGGGGCTACAACGTCATGTTCCCCCAGGGGTGGGACTGCCACGGCCTTCCTACGGAGGTGAAGGTGGAGGAGATCCACGGCATCACCAAAAACGAGGTCCCAAGAGAGGAGTTCCGCCGCCTCTGCGAGGAGCTGACCGCAAAGAACATCGCCAAGATGAGGGTGACGATGAAAAGGCTCGGCTTCTCCAACGACTGGTCGAACGAGTACGTGACGATGACCCCGGAGTACTACTCCAAGACCCAGCGCTCCTTCGTCCAGATGTTCGAGAAGGGGATGATCTATCGGGAAGACCACCCCGTGAACTGGTGCCCCCGCTGCGGGACCGCCATCGCCTTCGCCGAGGTGGAGTACGACTCAAGGACGACGACCTTAAACTACCTCCGCTTCGGGTCCCCCCTCGGAGACCTGGAGATCGCCACCAGCCGCCCTGAGCTCCTCGCCGCCTGCGTCGCCGTCGCCGTCCACCCCGAGGACGAGAAGAAGAGAAAGTACATAGGAACCGAGGTTTCGGTTCCCGTCTTCGACTACAACGTCCCCGTCATAGCCGACGAGGTCGTCGACCCCGCCTTCGGCACCGGCGTCGTCATGATCTGCACCTTCGGCGACAAGCAGGACGTCCGATGGTGGGTCGAGCACGCCCTCCCCCTCCGCCAGGCCATCGACCGGACGGGGAGGATGACGGAGATCGCGGGCAGGTTCTCAGGGATGAAGATCTCCGAGTGCAAGGACGCCATCATCGAGGAGATGAGGTCGGAGGGGACGATCTACAAGGAGGAGCCCCTCGACCAGAACGTCGGCCTCTGCTGGAGGTGCAAGACCCCAATCGAGATCCTCTCCGAGAGGCAGTGGTTTGTGAGGATAAACCCCGAAGAGATCATCGAGACCTCCGGCGAGATAAAGTGGGTCCCCGACCACATGGAGATCCGGCTATTGAACTGGACCGGGACGATGGACTGGGACTGGTGCATATCCCGCCAGAGGATCTTCGCGACGCCCATCCCCGTCTGGTACTGCCGGGGTTGCGGCGAGCCCCTCGTCGCGGAGGAGGAGTGGCTCCCCCTCGACCCCAACCTGACGGGTCCGCCGGTCCCGTGTCCTAAATGCGGCTCTGAAGAGTTCGACCCCGAGACCGACGTCCTCGACACCTGGATGGACAGCTCCATATCCGTTTTGAACGTCACCGGATGGCTGAGCGACCACAAACCCCGCTACCCCGCCCAGCTCCGCCCCCAGGGCCACGACATCATCAGGACCTGGGCCTTCTACACCATCCTTCGGGCGAGGGCTCTGGTGGGGACGAGGCCCTGGGACTCGATCCTGGTCAACGGGATGGTCCTGGGGGAGGACGGCCACAAGATGTCCAAGTCCCTGAACAACTTCATAGCCCCCGAGGAGGTGGTGGCGAAGTACGGCGCCGACGCCTTCCGCCAGTGGGCGGCCGTCGGCGGAAGCCCCGGGAGCGACGTGATGTTCCGGTGGAAGGACGTCGTCTCCGGCGGCAGGTTCCTCCAGAAGCTCTGGTCCATGTACCGGTTCGCTGCCCCCCACGCCAAAAGGTCCGAGGGGACGGCCCCAAACCAGGTCGACCGGTGGCTCCTCTTCGAGCTCTCGCAGATGATCGAGGCGGTCACCGGCTCCATGGATCGGTTCGCCTTCGACGAGGCCTTCAGGGCCATCAGATCCTTCGCCTGGGAGGAGTTCGCCGACAACTACATCGAGCTCGTCAAGGCCCGGCTCTACGGCCCCGACGGCCCCGAGAAGAGGGCGGCCCAGGCGACTATTTATGAGGCGTTGGAGGCCCTGACGAGCCTCCTCGCCCCCTTCACCCCCTTCATCGCTGAGGAGATCAGGATGAGCCTCGCAGGGGAGTCGGTCCACACCGCCTCCTGGCCGGAGCCCCCGAAGGTTTTGCCCCAGCCCGAGGGAAGCCTCATCAAGGACGTGGCGGCGGCCGTTCGGAGGTACAAGTCCGACCGGGGGATGGCCCTGAACGCCCCCCTCGCCGGCATCGAGGTCTACTCGGAGCTGGATCTGGAGACGGCGGACCTCGCGGGCTCCACCAGCTCGACGGTGGCGGTGAAGCGCGGCCGCCCCGAGATCGAGACGAGGGCCGTGGAGGTGAAGCCGCAGATGAAGGCGATAGGCCCCGTCTTCAAGGAGAAGAGCGGCGAGATCATCAGGAGGCTGAGGGAGATGGACCCCGAGGAGGTGGCCCGGATGGCGGAGGCGGGGAAGGTCCTCGTCGATCTCGGAGGCGAGGTCGCAGAGCTCGCCCCCGGGGCGGTGGAGATCGCATCCGAGACCCTCTCCGCGGGGAGGGCCGTCGATATGATCGGCCTCCCGGAGGCCACCGTCCTCATCCGGACGGGAACATGA
- a CDS encoding DUF367 family protein, producing the protein MDLLIYTADQCDPKRCTGRKMVRFGLARTTKRYNRLRGRLVLSPFSERALSPADRSEVGRGLAALDCSWAHAEEVFGTVRLKARALPFLVAANPVNFGKPFKLSTVEAFAAALVILGERPQAEEILAKFSWGHVFLELNQEPLAEYAAARDSREVVAIQAEYLSQDI; encoded by the coding sequence ATGGATCTCCTCATCTACACCGCCGACCAGTGCGACCCCAAGAGGTGCACCGGAAGGAAGATGGTCCGGTTCGGCCTCGCCCGGACCACCAAGCGGTATAACCGGCTCCGGGGCCGCCTCGTCTTAAGCCCCTTCTCCGAGAGGGCCCTCTCCCCCGCCGACAGATCGGAGGTGGGGCGGGGGCTCGCGGCCCTCGACTGCTCCTGGGCCCACGCCGAGGAGGTCTTCGGCACCGTCCGCCTCAAGGCGAGGGCGCTTCCCTTCCTAGTCGCCGCAAACCCCGTCAACTTCGGAAAGCCCTTCAAATTATCGACGGTGGAGGCCTTCGCCGCCGCCCTGGTGATCCTGGGCGAGCGGCCCCAGGCAGAGGAGATCCTGGCGAAGTTCTCCTGGGGGCACGTATTTCTGGAGCTGAACCAAGAGCCTCTGGCCGAGTACGCCGCGGCGAGGGACAGCCGCGAGGTCGTAGCCATCCAGGCGGAGTATCTATCGCAAGATATTTGA
- a CDS encoding S8 family serine peptidase — protein sequence MKTEGLLIRSILIIILGLSLGASLEVGLAREFGGPLTAVRMAGWTIDDGNLTGYGASWAGYNESCEEGDLNLSFKLKNLTGEMRVNINIDGSNRYSIGFTNTPSLAIDAPAAFVGLIPSADYTLSTFIFKYVGETEAPEKFAGNSIPYDPTKEHQVSIISREGHIQVYIERIEEAEKTVIREIDGEMMEGKISALQQVIDYADPDPLPPGIIDFETLEGAYVELYDLVLTCRPNQPPTVTSLGPDPTALRVDRDAIWTASASDPEGDPVFYCFWLRGPSTGDDWVLQQNWSAEAKWEWRPSQRGVYRIGAYATDGRHSADEIFYSKGSWKDDLVYVEERPLVLGEEDSFQRPDPEELVDGTADGIDWGGKVPINHVLVVVDERFSFEEATGIAEDLAKGLNGSVVGQFETILMFQIKTNRTTARGDSIEGLIRDIATAREDPSIELAFPNQQIYRESSLSDSVYAEENCKGYEMVRVQESWDRVNESGVRLFPVKVAVIDDGIYRWENCCEFDNATINTTVGGDAFAPAVLEEPLPGFEIAGSHGTGIMNILAADPDDGGLVGIASQPLGNKLMINLYNIYPPDDNMSFSTDAFLSLKYALENGSTIISCSWGNDRANNALNVAYKKFFKNISNIAPERLFVCSAGNGGVTTRHSDYKHAPGGIEISNMITVGNVMNDRTPAPDSNQNIKDFFEVTLAAPGAQAVWGRNDSGDIKNNSGGTSMAAPHVTAAAAMMRSIYPSLEAKDMKDILRDTGDITPDDPDELVGRVLNIDGSIDNVLENLPETLKDETRAPLHVEIPRIDGVVTRHTTPKGTNWSLDLTLSDGSGEAKAELKLTQHETVISGNGNLYFLPEEDIDGSASPRSKCPRDDIFGDVAEAFLGNALPTPSQQPVEARGSFEETNLQLSIVSLNDMVRYEMTLSVIGSQITGTFKSYDGRGMARSRGVCYGSLKKEDI from the coding sequence ATGAAGACGGAGGGGTTGCTCATCAGGTCTATCCTGATAATAATTTTGGGCTTATCCCTGGGGGCCAGTCTGGAGGTCGGCCTTGCTCGGGAGTTCGGCGGCCCTCTCACCGCTGTGAGGATGGCTGGCTGGACCATCGACGACGGTAACCTCACCGGCTACGGCGCCAGCTGGGCGGGATATAACGAGTCCTGCGAAGAGGGGGACCTCAATCTCAGCTTCAAGCTCAAAAATCTCACTGGCGAGATGCGCGTCAACATCAACATCGACGGCTCAAATCGCTACTCGATAGGCTTTACCAATACCCCATCTCTGGCGATAGATGCTCCGGCTGCTTTCGTTGGCTTAATACCCTCGGCCGATTATACCCTTTCTACATTTATCTTCAAATACGTTGGAGAGACAGAAGCCCCAGAAAAATTTGCTGGCAATTCAATACCATACGACCCGACCAAAGAGCATCAGGTATCCATCATCTCCAGGGAAGGACATATCCAGGTCTATATCGAGAGGATAGAAGAAGCGGAGAAGACGGTGATCAGAGAGATCGATGGGGAGATGATGGAGGGGAAGATCTCCGCCCTTCAGCAGGTGATCGATTATGCAGATCCGGATCCACTGCCCCCGGGGATCATCGACTTCGAGACTCTGGAGGGGGCGTACGTCGAGCTTTACGACCTCGTATTAACTTGCCGGCCGAACCAGCCTCCGACGGTGACCTCTCTGGGACCAGACCCCACCGCCCTGAGGGTGGATCGGGATGCGATCTGGACGGCTTCTGCTTCCGACCCCGAAGGCGATCCCGTCTTCTACTGCTTCTGGCTCCGGGGCCCATCGACCGGGGACGACTGGGTGCTCCAGCAGAACTGGTCCGCTGAGGCAAAATGGGAGTGGCGTCCATCCCAACGAGGAGTCTACCGGATCGGTGCATACGCCACCGACGGCAGACACTCTGCCGATGAGATTTTTTATAGCAAAGGGAGCTGGAAGGACGACCTGGTCTACGTGGAGGAGAGACCGCTTGTCCTCGGCGAAGAGGACAGCTTTCAGCGACCCGATCCCGAAGAGCTGGTGGATGGAACCGCTGATGGGATTGATTGGGGTGGGAAGGTCCCGATAAATCATGTATTGGTCGTAGTGGACGAACGGTTCTCGTTCGAAGAGGCGACCGGCATAGCTGAAGATCTGGCTAAAGGTCTAAATGGGTCGGTGGTGGGTCAGTTCGAAACCATACTAATGTTCCAGATCAAAACCAACCGGACAACGGCCCGGGGGGACAGCATTGAAGGACTAATTAGAGACATCGCCACTGCAAGAGAGGATCCCTCCATCGAGCTGGCCTTTCCAAACCAACAGATCTATCGAGAATCTTCGCTGAGCGACTCCGTTTATGCGGAGGAGAACTGCAAGGGCTACGAGATGGTCCGGGTCCAGGAGTCCTGGGACAGGGTCAACGAATCTGGCGTCAGGCTATTTCCCGTAAAGGTGGCCGTCATCGATGACGGGATCTACAGATGGGAGAACTGTTGTGAGTTTGATAATGCCACTATCAACACCACCGTCGGGGGGGACGCATTCGCGCCCGCGGTGCTGGAGGAACCCCTGCCGGGGTTTGAGATCGCCGGGAGCCACGGCACTGGCATCATGAACATTCTGGCCGCAGATCCCGATGATGGCGGGCTTGTGGGCATAGCGTCTCAGCCCCTCGGGAATAAATTGATGATTAATTTATATAACATATATCCCCCTGATGATAATATGAGTTTTTCTACCGACGCATTTCTCTCTCTCAAGTACGCATTGGAGAACGGAAGCACCATCATCAGCTGCTCCTGGGGGAACGATAGGGCGAATAACGCGTTGAACGTGGCATACAAAAAGTTCTTCAAAAACATTAGCAATATAGCCCCGGAGAGGTTGTTTGTATGCAGCGCTGGAAACGGCGGGGTGACGACCCGACACAGTGATTACAAGCACGCCCCAGGCGGCATCGAAATCTCCAATATGATCACCGTCGGCAACGTCATGAACGATCGAACACCAGCGCCGGACAGCAACCAAAATATAAAAGACTTTTTTGAAGTGACCCTCGCCGCTCCCGGCGCTCAGGCCGTCTGGGGAAGGAATGATTCGGGAGATATAAAGAATAATTCTGGTGGCACCAGCATGGCGGCGCCCCACGTCACCGCCGCTGCGGCGATGATGAGGTCGATATATCCCAGTCTTGAAGCCAAGGATATGAAGGATATCCTCAGAGATACGGGAGATATCACCCCAGACGATCCAGACGAGCTGGTCGGCAGAGTCCTGAACATCGACGGATCTATTGATAACGTTCTGGAGAATCTGCCGGAGACATTAAAAGACGAGACGAGGGCGCCCCTCCATGTAGAGATCCCCCGCATAGACGGCGTGGTGACGAGACATACCACACCCAAAGGAACAAACTGGTCCTTGGATCTGACCTTGTCAGATGGATCCGGCGAAGCAAAGGCAGAGTTGAAGCTGACCCAGCATGAGACCGTCATCTCTGGCAATGGAAATTTATATTTTTTACCAGAAGAAGATATCGACGGATCGGCCTCTCCGAGGTCCAAGTGCCCTAGAGACGACATCTTTGGAGATGTGGCAGAAGCTTTCCTCGGCAACGCCCTCCCAACCCCGTCCCAGCAACCGGTGGAGGCCAGGGGATCGTTTGAGGAGACGAATTTGCAATTGAGCATCGTCTCTCTGAACGACATGGTCCGCTACGAGATGACGCTATCGGTCATTGGAAGCCAGATAACGGGGACTTTTAAGTCGTACGATGGCAGAGGGATGGCTCGATCCAGGGGGGTCTGTTATGGGAGCCTCAAAAAAGAGGATATATAA
- a CDS encoding presenilin family intramembrane aspartyl protease PSH: MPPEPFAERAVPMVGMLALLVAVQLLSLALMPPLSETEVRVFEDPESAANPFSYIFLVLGFTVFILMAMRLKKGWIVTWVVLLAVAMGVYYVISAFAPPLSALLVSAAVLALLYTYPEWYVIDFVGLLVSAGVGTLFGLSMTPFPAIILLVVLAAYDAISVYKTRHMVTLAEGVMEMRAPLLFVIPRRRGYSFRREGLGSGEARGAYFLGLGDAIIPTVLVISANWSLDLPAVEVLGMAANLPALGAMAGTAFGFLLLSTTPRDRPQAGLPFLNGGAILGFLLAVLASGPLAF, encoded by the coding sequence ATGCCTCCGGAGCCCTTCGCCGAGCGGGCCGTCCCCATGGTGGGGATGCTGGCCCTGTTGGTGGCGGTCCAGCTCCTCTCCCTCGCCCTGATGCCCCCCCTATCCGAGACGGAGGTGAGGGTCTTCGAGGACCCCGAATCCGCCGCAAACCCCTTCAGCTACATCTTCCTCGTCCTGGGGTTCACGGTCTTCATCCTGATGGCCATGAGGCTGAAGAAGGGCTGGATCGTCACCTGGGTGGTCCTGCTGGCGGTGGCGATGGGGGTATATTACGTCATCTCCGCCTTTGCTCCGCCCCTCTCCGCCCTCCTCGTCTCTGCCGCCGTCCTGGCCCTCCTCTACACTTATCCGGAGTGGTACGTCATCGACTTCGTCGGCCTCCTCGTCTCTGCCGGGGTGGGGACCCTCTTCGGCCTCAGCATGACCCCCTTCCCCGCCATCATCCTCCTCGTCGTCCTCGCCGCCTACGACGCCATCTCGGTCTACAAGACCCGGCACATGGTCACCCTGGCGGAGGGGGTGATGGAGATGAGGGCTCCCCTCCTCTTCGTCATCCCCCGGCGAAGGGGGTACAGCTTCCGTCGCGAGGGGCTCGGGTCCGGGGAGGCCCGGGGCGCTTACTTCCTCGGCCTGGGGGACGCCATCATCCCCACCGTCCTGGTGATCTCCGCCAACTGGTCCCTCGACCTCCCCGCCGTCGAGGTCTTGGGGATGGCGGCGAACCTCCCCGCCCTGGGGGCGATGGCCGGCACCGCCTTTGGCTTCCTCCTCCTCTCCACCACCCCCAGGGATAGGCCCCAGGCGGGGCTCCCCTTCCTCAACGGCGGTGCGATCCTCGGTTTTCTCCTGGCGGTTCTCGCCTCGGGCCCCCTCGCCTTCTGA